GGACTTGGATTCTTCTTGGCAAAACTGTTAGAAAACGCTTCTTCCGCTAGCAGCACACTTGCTTCACGTATATTCCTTCTAAGTTATTCTCTAAACGTGCTAGTCGTTTTCGCGCTCTACTATTACTATCTAGCTGATCATGGCACCACATTTTTGGCGACAGAATTGAATCCACATGATGATGCACACTTTCATCACATCGGAACCACAATTGCGAGGGACTGGATTGATGGTACGTCGAGAAGCCAGATACCACTTAAAGGCTATACGTATAAAGGTTACCCTTTACTCCTGGGAGGAATCTATTATTTCGCCAATCTGTTCGGCGATATGAGTCCAATTGCTCCACGTATCGTGAATGCGATGTGCGGCGGTCTCCTGAGTGCGGCAGTGTTTAGTCTAGCGAACTTATCATATAACTCCACCGTTGCTATCAGGGCTGCAATTTTGGCGATCTTCTTCCCTACTTTCTGGCTCTACTCTGGGAACACGTTACGCGACATCATAATTGCACTTCTTGTCACAGTGTCGACAATACTTGTCCTAAAATTGCAGCGCGCTACAACTGGAGTTTCACGACTAACTTTATTTGCAGCATTTGCTTTCGCACTCTTAGGAGTATTCCTCCTTAGGAGCTCAACATTCTTTGCTCTAGTTGCAGCCGTGACTGTCTACTTTGGCGTATTCGCTAAGAGCCTCCTTTCAAAAGCGCTTCTCGTTGGCACTTCACTAATATTGTTAGCGGTCGGATTTCTTTATGGAAAAGAACTTGGTGCGCCCCCACCTGAGAGCTTGCTGGGGCAGCCTGACCACTACACTGAAATGGTAGTGACAAGCGCATCTAAAGAGTCTTTGGCTATACGCTACATATATAAGGCGCCCGCATATCTATTCCTACCTCTTAACGCAGTCTATACAGCATTTGCCCCGGTCCCTCCGATCAAGAGCACTTATCTTCCTCACGTTATTGAGGGACTTGGAGCTATTGTGTGGTACTTCTGCATTCCTTTCTGGGCACTTGGTATGTACTACGGCCTACGGAGCAGGCAATCGATACTGCCTGTACTCGTTACACTTGTCCTTTTCGTGGCGATTGCAACCATAGCTGCGAGTGCGCGACACAAAACCCTGTTTCAGGGACTGGCACTTGTGCATGTGGCCGAGGCATCTATGCGCTTGACGGGGCGAGTAATGTCAATCAATTTATTGGTTTCATTAATACTATGCGTGCTAGCGGTTATATATATGTTCCTTAAGTTCTAACTGCGACGGCTTAGATAGTCCTAGGCATAGGTAGTGAGTCTAGTAAGTGGTCCAACCCTTCATTCAATCTAGGGGATACTGATAATGAATGGTGATATACCATGACAATTAGGCTAGCCATGGTATCAACATTTCCGGAGGCTCCGAGTATCGTTCGCGGAGGCGTCGAAAGCGTAGCGTACTGTTTAACTGAAGGCTTACGATCCCTCAATGAATTCGAAATACACATCATTGCACCTTGCTCAAAACACAAACCAGGAATCGAGCAGCGTGATGGAATGACTTTACACTGGTTGCAGGCGGATAAGCTTCCAGGCTTTATCAGTTACTGGACTTCATTCCGCAAAGCGATTCATCGTTGCCTGAATGAAATCAAGCCAGACATTACACACTTCCAAGGCAGCGGCGGATGGACGCTGGGATACAATGCCCCATACGTATTCACCATACACGGCATTGCAGAACGAGACATTCTTTTTCAGGGCGGGCCCATGCTATCGATTAGGAAGAACACCATTGCGCTTATCGAACGACAGGGGCGGAAGCGGTCGCCCCATACTATTTTAATTAGCCCTTATGTCTCAAAGGAGCTTGGCAGTCAGATTGGTGGGAAACAGTGGAACATCGACAACCCAGTCACAGATGATTTCTTCAAGGTCCAAAGAGCGCGCACGGGACCGCGCATTCTTTATGTAGGAAGAATTAGTGAGCGTAAGAACGTGATCGGATTGCTCCGGAGCTTTTCTCAACTGCTGAGGATTCAACCATCAGCTCACCTGCTCCTTGCAGGAGACGCAGAAGAACCAGGCTACAGAATTCGCTGCATGGAATGCGTGAGAAAGCTTGGAATGGAAGAGAATGTTCAGTTTCTTGGGAATGTGGATAGACCAACACTTCTTGAGCAATTATCTCGCGCAAGCTGCTTGATCCTTATCTCCAAGCAGGAGACCGCACCAATGATAGTGATGGAGGCCATGGCTGCTGGTGTGCCAGTAGTCGCATCCAATATCTGCGGCCTTCCTTACATGATTGACGATGGGAGAACTGGCTATCTGGTTGATCCCAGCAATGAAGCGGAAATAGTCGATCGGCTCTTGAAGTTGCTCTCAAACCCTGTGTTATCAGCTCAAATGGGTGAGGCTGCCCGGGAGGTCGCCTACGAGCGATTTCACGCAAACGTGATCGCACAGAAGACTCTTGCAGTGTATCGGGAAGCCTTAGGCCAGTAAGGATACGTCAATGAACATTTCTTCAGCTATTCCATGGCTG
This genomic stretch from Nitrospira sp. harbors:
- a CDS encoding glycosyltransferase family 4 protein, which codes for MVSTFPEAPSIVRGGVESVAYCLTEGLRSLNEFEIHIIAPCSKHKPGIEQRDGMTLHWLQADKLPGFISYWTSFRKAIHRCLNEIKPDITHFQGSGGWTLGYNAPYVFTIHGIAERDILFQGGPMLSIRKNTIALIERQGRKRSPHTILISPYVSKELGSQIGGKQWNIDNPVTDDFFKVQRARTGPRILYVGRISERKNVIGLLRSFSQLLRIQPSAHLLLAGDAEEPGYRIRCMECVRKLGMEENVQFLGNVDRPTLLEQLSRASCLILISKQETAPMIVMEAMAAGVPVVASNICGLPYMIDDGRTGYLVDPSNEAEIVDRLLKLLSNPVLSAQMGEAAREVAYERFHANVIAQKTLAVYREALGQ